AAATAAATCCAAACCACAGTCATGCCAATAAGACTGACATTAATTACAACGGATTCCTTGTAAGCAGACACTGTGTCTTCTCTCCGCATATACAGAGATATGGGTTGGTGTCCaaggtatttatttaaaacacaaatgtgaaatgttttatttttaacctgATCACGTAGTCCTACTAAACACATGATTTAACACAGTATGCCATTTCAGTGTCTGTGCAAAAGCATAGATAGATTGAGCACAGTTTCAGTTTCTGCTAAACATCCAATTCTGATATTCAGCTTTGGTTCATATTAGTTTTACATTGCCAGGTGTCCAGTTGATTTAACTCTGCTCTACTAGAACATGTCTTGTACTGCTATGTGGCTGCTTTGGAATACTTTAATTTATAgtcaaaacaattaataaataatacgcCTGGATTATTGTCCAATACATAAATAAGATTTGTGTCCACTCATAATTTTCTTGCAGAGGTCAGACAGCAAAGAATGAAGGGAGCAGTGTAATAAACATGGTAACTTTGTCCCAATCAACTGGACTACTTATTGCTCAACTTGCTAAACCTAATCTTATGTCGCAAACAACCAGACACATTATTGTTGAACTTGCAGACCCTCCTTGAGAAACATTTGTGTTTTAAGCTTTAAAAAACCCTTTGCACACCCTTTAAAAGCATaatttgttaatatttataaaaaaaatcctgtcccTCTTGCTTGGTATTTTAAATATCCATTAATATAGCCCTTTTTTAAgtgcaaaactaaaataaatgttgtcTAAGTATTACTATCTTTAAATATTTGGCTAAATTGGCATCTGCTCTTGCAACTTAACACAGAGGTCAGTTAATATACTTGAAATGCTGAGTGCTTGTatccttttattattttctgtaagTACAGTAGCAAGTTGCTTTTGTGAAATTTGAAAGGCTTCCTCATCTACAGGAACAGACttgattaatttgtttttattcacatattCAGTCTCTTTTGAGATGCTCCTGTTTACATGAAGTACACGTGTCCTTTTGAGATGTTCCCTAAGTTTCCATTCACATTCGCTCTGTCTTTGAGACTTGGCCCATTTTGCTTTTCTCCTCCCTTTTATCCGAAGACGAGAATGGGCCAAGGCCAAGTCAGTAGCACTCGGGTCCTCAACATTTAGAAAATTCCCTAGTGCACACACAGGTACACCTGCTCCTTTCCCTTACAAATGCACATAACAGTTTACAGttggtaatgcaaaacttttgggagcacaatttttttttttttgtgtgtgtgttttttttaccacGGAGTGTGCTTTTCCTTGggacttaaatgaaaaaaaaaaagaacgctGACCCATCCAGCGTCCTCCAACCATGAAAATTAGAAATAATTAAGTTTGTTTTCATCTTGCAGAAACAGCTGGTGGTTCAGGGAAAAGTCGTGGCCTTGCACTACAGCAATCCTAGGCATAAGTTTGAAGACTGGCTCTGCAGCAATGTAAGTAACAAGTTATGGCCCATagcatgcaaaaaacaaacaaaccaaaaaaaaactgatatGCCGACCTACTGACTGTATTGGATCAGCAATCTGGTTCAAATTCTGTCTGAGATGAGTTGTACTTCCGTGGGTTAACTTTACTATACATTGaaggtgatttctgttatttttacGTGGTATGTTTAATTAAACTTAGGACATGTTACTAGTTTAGTTTTAGTCCTCCAGCAGCAATTGTCAATATTGGAAtttgagatggggggggggggcccttTTTATTTTACCAGGATGACATCTGAATTGGGCTTCTTCGGTAGGTATCTGTACCGGTAACTTCCTGTGCCACAACTAGTTCAATTTGTAACTGAGCTGGTTAGTTCAGGTTGTCATTAGTAgttttctgaataaaacaatGTAAACGGTTGCTTGCAGTGTGGCCTATACAATTTCCGGAGGCGACTGAAGTGCTTCAGGTGTGGAGCTGCCAAAGTGGGTAAGTAATCTGAACTGCCAATGTGCTTTTGACTGGATGTCATATGGTAAAGCACTCTACTGGCAAACCAGTCTGTACCCTGAAGAACAGACTGGTTTATATCTGCTACCTTGAAGATGGAGAAGTGCAGAGTGGGTTGCATTCTTTGTGCATATCTTCTAGATACTGGGAACCCTGCGTTGTATCCACTTGCAGTTTACCAGTAATAACTGTTCCTTTTTGCGGCCTGCTCTCATCTGCACGTTAGTATTGGAAACTTAGACCGTCGCCTGCCACTGACCTGGATGACCTTACTCCCGAACTCTTCAaggctttgattaaaaaaaatcatgatgcTTGTTCAAATGTACCCCCCACCAAAAGGGGTGTTTGGGCAACATTTGAGCACACATTTTCTAATTCAGTTGGTCGCCACCTTCACTGTTAGGTTTCATATGGTATTGAGCTTTGCGTCTTCAGCTCACCATTCTGGAAGATGGTAAATTAAAgaatttaaatatgaataatgtataacacttttttttttttgcatatttcttGACAGACTGTGAATCAGGCAGCTCCAGTGGATTGACTGAAGCCCCACAGGGTGGTGATTACTATGGCGATAGTAAGTAAACCCTAGggattataattttatttaatttttaaaaacaaaaatacatgtagtCTTTGTAACCAGTGATTTGGAGAGGCTAGTGTCCAATACATGGTTGGTAATATATGTTCCTTCTCTTGACAGCTATCATTCTGAGGAATATTGCCCCTCTCACGACAGTGGAGGCCATTAtgactgcactggctccctatgcCAATTTATCTGTGGGGAACATTCGTCTGATCAAAGACAAACAGACCGGCCACAACAGGGGCTTTGCCTTCGTCCAACTCTCTTCGCCTttggtaagtgttttttttattatttttttaattcagttttgcGCCATCTGGGAATAACTGGTTTTCTCTTACACTTGTAGCATATACCTGAAATGTCTGGGAAAGCTCTTTCTAATACATTCTAATATCAATACCTCGTCTTGTAAATAGAACATATTTAGTTTCATGGTAGCTTTGTCAATGtataaacatttgtcattgtCCCATGTTTAGGAGGCCTCTCAGCTGCTTCTGATCCTACAGGGATTGCAGCCTCCTCTAAAACTAGACGGCAAGACCATTGGTGTTGATTATGCAAAAAGTGCAAGGAAGTAAGTTGTCTGTTttccttttgtgttttaaaagtttgAGACCGAGCAAGTAGCACAAAGTCCCGTTACCACGCAGCCCTAGGTTATGTATTTTTGGAAAATGACTTCAGAAGAAGTTACCCCCAATAGTGAATCTAAGGTTTCATTACAACTGCTGGATTTCatggttcttttttgttttctctctttctAACCAGGGATTTGCTCCTTCCAGACGGGAATCGAATTAGCGCTTTCTCAGTGGCCAGCACTGCAATTGCTGCTGCACAGTGGTCAGCAGGCCAGGTACTGGACATAACTTTATGCAGGGTCAACAATTTTGGGAAAAAAAGCTGCATTAATTTCAGGTTAGGCTGGTTGATCTTACGATCCATTCGTTGTGGATATTAATGTTTAGAACATTGTCTGTGTCTAGACCCAGCAGGGATCAGAGGGAGCCACGGAATACAGTTACCTGCAGGACAGTTATGCAAACTATTCACAGGTGAGCTTGGGGATTGGGGAAATTATTTAATGTTTCAGCATTTTGAAATATATGCCAATTGTCAAACTTGTACTATCTTTTGCTGTATGGGCAGGATTACCAGTGCTACTACCAACAAACAGGAGCTTTAGACACTGCACACACGTCTGCATTGCTTGGAGGTAGGTACAACATGGCTTTGTATTATAGCAATACTAATTCAGCAGTAAGACGTGAAGCAGAGTTATCCTAATGCTTTTATGCAAAAATGTAATCTTTGTTTTATTCTCAATGTGCGAATGCGCCTCAATGCTGTTGAAGTAggtattttaaaaagtgacatcACAATAGTGTTTTACCATTTACTTTCAATCTTCAGTGCGCGTCATCAGCATCATACATAACCAATAAACATATTGGCGCATAAGAGACATTGTTatactaaaacaaatacaactgaGTGGAGAGATTTCTAAATCTAGCGTAACTAGCTATAGCCTTTACTGTTCTTCCTAGATCTAAATGCTACACTTTGCAAGCTTCTGCTAGAATTGATCACAAGGGATTGATCATTTTAAATAGTCCCATTCCCATTCATATCTTGGCTACTGAATACAAAACTTGattcaaaatattttttctattatGTGAGTCGTCCACAATAGACATATTTTTATAACTAAATCAATAGTTTGAATGTTGCTCTGACTAGCAGTCATATAAACCGACAAGTACTTCTTCCTGACTGTCTTGTGTCAGTTGTCCCAGTGCTGCTGTCTAATTCAGCTTGAGGTTAATTTTAATTTCAACattatatttgtaaatattttggaAAACCAGGGAATGATATGTTAAAACTTACAAATACATAGGACACATAGAATTGCACTTCAGAGTGGTGTTACGTTTGTGATGAGGCAGCAGCCAGTGGTTCCCCAGAGATTAATCTGCCCTTTTTTAGAATGTTgctaaccaatcagagtgctccCTCAAACCATGCATTTGCACAAAAAATGATGTTTAATATCTAGTATTCTAGTTGTAATCTCACACAAAGTGAaattataatttaattttaacTTTCTTTTCCAATTTTTTAGCTACACCAGCTATAAAGACTGTTCCTGCAGCCACTACAGTCGTTGTATCTCAAAGTGCACAGGTCTATCAGCCGCATATACTGAGCCAACAAGCTACACAGGTAATTAAGATATTTACACAGGGTCGCACTTGTCTGTTTTAACTCCCGTCAAGAATATGAGAATTAAGTTTAAAACCTAAATAAGTGCCTATACCACAGACTGTAGAGTGACAGTATTAATCCATGTTATCCTTAAGCAAGCTAAGACTGACCTTCAATCAAGTAAGACGTCTCAAAGCaccaaagatatttttttttggttgtgacATTTATGAATAGTAGTAAGTTTCATAAAGTATTATATTCATTCAATAGTGTCCTTAATTTTGTTCAACAGGCACAACAAGCTATTCAGCAGGCAGAAGTGGCTTCCCAGGCAGCAACGGTAACATCAACATCAGCTTCAGCTTCATCTTCAGCATCAGCTTCAACATCAGCAACATCTAGCACTGAAAATGCCTATGGTAAGAACAGAATgagtaacacattttaaatcctACTTTCCAAATCTGCTTTTGGATTTAAAACCACTACCCTGGATCAAAGAAATTTAGTCACAAATTATGAAACAAAAAAGCATGGCAGTTGCTTGGTAGAATTAATGGTTGAATTGGATGTTTGGACATATTAGGTTCCTTTTTGAAGTATGTATTTTAGATCAGTGATGGAGACTTCATATCTACCCATTTATCTACACCCCCCACCCTGTACTTGTAACAACCCATACATTCCCCAGATGAGAGgccctctccttagccccccgcccCCACCCATAGCAACTGTACATTCCTAACCAATTGCCCTTGTATCTGGAGAGAGACCATATTTCTTACAGCCTATGAATTCCTTCAACCTCTGCAGTTCAGTTTAGTGTGTGAGATAAATGCCACGTTGTGTTTTGTTCCCAGCTGCTCCAGATACATCCACATACCAGTTTGATGAGGCTTCAGGCTATTACTATGACTCACAGACAGGACTTTACTACGATCCCAACACCCAGGTATGAATGTatagtttgttttataatttgtcttttttatatgcCTAAGAAAGCAGTTTTAGTATTACTTGCATGTTTCTAATGCAGTAGTATTAATTGCTGATTAGGGGTGACTGTGTAGAcctaccttttttttatatatgtaaagaAAAGCTTTAGGAACTTAGTAGTGGTTTTAAGTTGatgtttcttttctcttttagTACTACTACAATTCACAGACACAACAGTACCTGTACTGGGACAGTGAGAAACAGACTtatgcacctgcacctgcacctgctaATGATGCCACATCTGCACAGCAGAGTAATTCGACTTCCACTTTGAACAAGGAGGCCAAGGAGAAGAAAGATAAGCCCAAGAGCAAAACTGCACAACAGGTattgttctgttatttaaaaaaaaaaatatgaataatatttctttgttttgctgGAGAGATGTAGTTGAGGGTCCTTGAGGCAGTTGTAACAGCTTGATGTTTTCCTCCCAGATTGCAAAAGATATGGAGCGATGGGCAAAGAGCCTGAACAAACAGAA
This genomic stretch from Acipenser ruthenus chromosome 16, fAciRut3.2 maternal haplotype, whole genome shotgun sequence harbors:
- the LOC117412242 gene encoding RNA-binding protein 5-like isoform X3, whose protein sequence is MGSDKRVSRTERSGRYGPDQGRDDSETRERRERDPEREHERRWSDERRSERYEERRSRDSPERERKRRNSDRSEDGYHSDGDYQEQDFRGEMGEEKESKTIMLRGLPLDVIESDIRAALDLLEGPQPADVRLMKKRTGISRGFAFVEFYHLQDATRWMETNQKQLVVQGKVVALHYSNPRHKFEDWLCSNCGLYNFRRRLKCFRCGAAKVDCESGSSSGLTEAPQGGDYYGDTIILRNIAPLTTVEAIMTALAPYANLSVGNIRLIKDKQTGHNRGFAFVQLSSPLEASQLLLILQGLQPPLKLDGKTIGVDYAKSARKDLLLPDGNRISAFSVASTAIAAAQWSAGQTQQGSEGATEYSYLQDSYANYSQDYQCYYQQTGALDTAHTSALLGATPAIKTVPAATTVVVSQSAQVYQPHILSQQATQAQQAIQQAEVASQAATVTSTSASASSSASASTSATSSTENAYAAPDTSTYQFDEASGYYYDSQTGLYYDPNTQYYYNSQTQQYLYWDSEKQTYAPAPAPANDATSAQQSNSTSTLNKEAKEKKDKPKSKTAQQIAKDMERWAKSLNKQKENFKSSFQPLSQFRDEEKRESAAADAGFVALFEKKQGAFLEKQQQLTSELENNEEAENSKCGLVAAYSGDSDTEEPEQEKSEEGTDKLTDWKKMACLLCRRQFPNKDALVRHQQLSDLHKQNLEVHNRSRMTDTELEAFEVKDTEMKYRDRAAERREKYGIPAPPVAKKKKFYAPPSVNYEQPTKDGLNSDNIGSKMLQAMGWKEGKGLGRNQQGITAPIEVAVSRH